One genomic window of Pseudomonas aeruginosa includes the following:
- the sdhA gene encoding succinate dehydrogenase flavoprotein subunit: MASIRTLSFDAIIVGGGGAGMRAALQLAQGGHKTAVVTKVFPTRSHTVSAQGGITCAIASADPNDDWRWHMYDTVKGSDYIGDQDAIEYMCSVGPEAVFELEHMGLPFSRTETGRIYQRPFGGQSKDFGKGGQAARTCAAADRTGHALLHTLYQANLKNGTSFLNEWYAVDLVKNQDGAVVGIIAICIETGETVYIRSKAVVLATGGAGRIYASTTNALINTGDGVGMALRAGVPVQDIEMWQFHPTGIAGAGVLVTEGCRGEGGYLINAHGERFMERYAPNAKDLAGRDVVARSMVKEVLAGNGVGPNKDHVLLKLDHLGEEVLHSRLPGICELSKTFAHVDPVVAPIPVIPTCHYMMGGVATNIHGQAITQDANGNDQIVEGLFAVGEVACVSVHGANRLGGNSLLDLVVFGRAAGLHLEKALKEGIDARGASESDLEASFKRLNGVNERTSGEEVAPLKRELQSCMQNYFGVFRTGEYMQKGIAQLADLRERIANVKINDKSQAFNTARIEALELQNLLEVAEATAIAAEHRKESRGAHAREDFEERDDENWLCHTLYFPGEKRVSKRSVNFAPKTVPAFEPKVRTY; this comes from the coding sequence ATGGCTAGCATTCGTACACTTTCCTTTGACGCCATCATCGTCGGTGGCGGTGGCGCCGGCATGCGTGCCGCGCTGCAACTGGCCCAGGGCGGCCACAAGACCGCCGTGGTGACCAAGGTCTTCCCGACCCGTTCCCACACCGTATCCGCACAGGGTGGCATCACCTGCGCGATCGCTTCGGCCGACCCGAACGACGATTGGCGTTGGCACATGTACGACACCGTCAAGGGCTCCGACTACATCGGTGACCAGGACGCGATCGAATACATGTGTTCCGTCGGCCCCGAGGCCGTGTTCGAGCTCGAGCACATGGGCCTGCCGTTCTCCCGTACCGAAACCGGCCGCATCTACCAGCGTCCGTTCGGCGGCCAGTCCAAGGACTTCGGCAAGGGTGGCCAGGCCGCCCGTACCTGCGCCGCCGCCGACCGTACCGGCCACGCGCTGCTGCACACCCTGTACCAGGCCAACCTGAAGAATGGCACCTCGTTCCTCAACGAGTGGTACGCGGTCGACCTGGTGAAGAACCAGGACGGCGCGGTGGTCGGCATCATCGCCATCTGCATCGAGACCGGCGAGACCGTCTACATCCGTTCCAAGGCCGTGGTCCTGGCCACTGGCGGTGCCGGCCGTATCTACGCCTCCACCACCAACGCGCTGATCAACACCGGTGACGGCGTGGGCATGGCCCTGCGTGCCGGCGTGCCGGTGCAGGACATCGAGATGTGGCAGTTCCACCCGACCGGCATCGCCGGCGCCGGTGTACTGGTCACCGAAGGTTGCCGCGGCGAAGGCGGTTACCTGATCAACGCCCACGGCGAGCGCTTCATGGAGCGTTATGCGCCGAACGCGAAGGACCTGGCCGGCCGCGACGTGGTCGCCCGTTCCATGGTCAAGGAAGTCCTGGCCGGCAACGGCGTGGGCCCGAACAAGGACCACGTGCTGCTGAAGCTCGACCACCTCGGCGAGGAAGTCCTGCACAGCCGCCTGCCCGGCATCTGCGAACTGTCCAAGACCTTCGCCCACGTCGACCCGGTCGTTGCGCCGATCCCGGTGATCCCGACCTGCCACTACATGATGGGTGGCGTTGCCACCAACATCCATGGCCAGGCCATCACCCAGGACGCCAACGGCAACGACCAGATCGTCGAAGGCCTGTTCGCCGTAGGCGAAGTGGCCTGCGTATCGGTACACGGCGCCAACCGCCTGGGCGGCAACTCGCTGCTCGACCTGGTGGTATTCGGCCGTGCCGCCGGTCTGCACCTGGAAAAAGCGCTGAAAGAGGGCATCGACGCCCGCGGCGCTTCCGAGAGCGACCTGGAAGCCTCCTTCAAGCGCCTGAACGGCGTGAACGAGCGCACCAGCGGCGAAGAAGTCGCTCCGCTCAAGCGCGAGCTGCAAAGCTGCATGCAGAACTACTTCGGTGTGTTCCGCACCGGCGAGTACATGCAGAAGGGCATCGCCCAGCTGGCCGACCTGCGCGAGCGTATCGCCAACGTCAAGATCAACGACAAGAGCCAGGCATTCAACACCGCGCGCATCGAAGCGCTGGAACTGCAAAACCTCCTCGAGGTGGCCGAGGCCACCGCGATCGCGGCCGAGCACCGCAAGGAGTCCCGTGGCGCCCACGCCCGTGAAGACTTCGAGGAGCGCGACGACGAGAACTGGCTGTGCCACACCCTGTACTTCCCGGGTGAGAAGCGCGTATCCAAGCGTTCCGTCAACTTCGCGCCGAAGACCGTTCCGGCATTCGAACCCAAGGTTCGGACTTACTAA
- the sdhD gene encoding succinate dehydrogenase, hydrophobic membrane anchor protein has product MVTNVTNFSRSGLYDWMAQRVSAVVLAAYVIFLLGYLIAHPNISYADWHGLFSQGWMRIFSLLTLVALSVHAWVGMWTISTDYLTSMALGKAATVVRFLFQAVCGMAMFAFFVWGVQILWGM; this is encoded by the coding sequence ATGGTAACTAACGTCACAAACTTCTCGCGCTCCGGCCTCTACGACTGGATGGCCCAGCGCGTTTCCGCGGTCGTTCTCGCGGCTTATGTCATTTTCCTGCTGGGCTACCTCATTGCTCACCCCAACATTTCCTACGCGGACTGGCACGGCCTGTTCTCGCAGGGTTGGATGCGCATCTTCAGCCTGTTGACCCTGGTTGCCCTGAGCGTCCATGCGTGGGTCGGTATGTGGACCATCTCCACCGACTACCTGACTTCGATGGCTCTCGGCAAGGCGGCGACAGTCGTGCGTTTCCTCTTCCAGGCGGTTTGCGGCATGGCGATGTTCGCATTCTTCGTCTGGGGTGTGCAGATTCTTTGGGGTATGTGA
- the sdhC gene encoding succinate dehydrogenase, cytochrome b556 subunit has product MKKAVNSKRPVNLDLRTIKLPVTAYTSILHRISGVILFLGIAVLLFALDKSLSSEEGFEQVKACLTSPLAKLVIWGLLSALLYHLVAGVRHLVMDAGVGETLEGGKRGSKIVIAIAVVLIVLAGVWVW; this is encoded by the coding sequence GTGAAAAAAGCCGTGAATAGCAAACGACCTGTAAACCTAGACCTAAGGACCATCAAACTCCCTGTCACCGCTTACACGTCCATTCTCCACCGTATCTCTGGCGTCATCCTGTTCCTCGGTATTGCCGTGCTGCTGTTCGCGCTCGACAAGTCGCTGAGTTCGGAAGAAGGCTTCGAGCAGGTGAAGGCGTGCCTGACCAGTCCCCTGGCCAAGCTGGTGATCTGGGGCCTGCTGTCTGCGCTGCTGTACCACCTGGTGGCCGGTGTTCGCCACCTGGTCATGGACGCTGGCGTCGGCGAGACGCTGGAAGGCGGTAAGCGTGGCTCCAAAATCGTCATCGCCATCGCGGTGGTGCTGATCGTTCTGGCGGGGGTATGGGTATGGTAA